Proteins encoded together in one Planctomyces sp. SH-PL14 window:
- a CDS encoding SRPBCC family protein: protein MTDPRGSVPSGVPKIASHPDRRGWWRLTTSLWLPAERERVFEFFADAFQLEVITPPWLHFHVVTPRPIVMAPGLRIDYRLRIRGIPVRWQSCISTWEPARQFVDEQVRGPYRAWHHRHTFEEVDGGTLVGDEVDYSVPGGALAHWLLVRGQLLEIFRYRRDKLVEIFGADSRAS, encoded by the coding sequence ATGACAGATCCCCGTGGCAGCGTCCCTTCCGGCGTTCCGAAGATTGCTTCGCATCCGGACCGGCGGGGGTGGTGGCGGCTGACGACGTCGCTTTGGCTGCCGGCGGAACGCGAGCGGGTGTTCGAGTTCTTTGCCGACGCCTTCCAGCTCGAAGTCATTACGCCCCCGTGGCTGCACTTCCACGTCGTGACGCCACGGCCGATCGTCATGGCGCCGGGCCTGCGGATTGACTACCGGCTGCGGATTCGTGGCATTCCGGTCCGCTGGCAGTCCTGCATCAGCACCTGGGAGCCAGCGCGACAGTTTGTCGATGAGCAGGTTCGCGGCCCCTACCGGGCGTGGCATCACCGGCACACGTTTGAGGAGGTCGACGGGGGGACATTGGTGGGGGATGAAGTCGATTACAGCGTCCCCGGCGGGGCGCTCGCCCACTGGCTTCTGGTCCGTGGACAGCTCCTGGAGATCTTTCGGTACCGTCGCGACAAGCTGGTGGAGATCTTCGGAGCGGACAGTCGGGCTTCGTGA
- a CDS encoding alpha/beta fold hydrolase — MRTTDGAEPTTPRGCTVQIRNLELYYEEYGAGKPLVLLHGFGGSSQNWHPFTPQLSEHHRLIVVDMRGHGHSTNPENKFTHRKAAIDVFLLLEKLGIDQFSAMGISSGGMTLLHMATSQPGRIDSMVLVSATTHFPDQARAIMRRAAFGTMPQPVQEMYRECAKRGDEQIRQLIAQFNAFHNDYDDMNFTPQQLSTITARTLIVHGDRDRFFSVEIPVSLYRSIPDAALWVIPGGDHVPIYDPAVPFASTALRFLDGPRRRQRLAGCEP; from the coding sequence ATGAGAACGACGGACGGCGCCGAACCGACAACCCCTCGCGGGTGTACCGTTCAGATCCGCAACCTGGAGCTGTATTACGAGGAGTACGGCGCTGGAAAGCCCCTGGTGCTCCTCCATGGGTTTGGCGGATCTTCACAGAACTGGCATCCCTTCACTCCCCAGCTCTCAGAACACCATCGGCTGATCGTCGTGGACATGCGGGGCCACGGTCACTCCACCAATCCCGAGAACAAGTTCACACATCGGAAAGCGGCCATAGACGTCTTCCTCCTGCTGGAGAAGTTGGGGATCGATCAGTTCTCGGCCATGGGCATCAGCTCTGGTGGTATGACGCTGCTTCACATGGCAACGAGCCAGCCCGGCCGCATCGATTCGATGGTGTTGGTCAGCGCGACCACCCACTTCCCCGATCAAGCCCGGGCCATCATGCGCCGCGCTGCGTTCGGCACCATGCCCCAACCGGTGCAGGAGATGTATCGAGAGTGTGCGAAACGCGGTGACGAGCAGATTCGTCAACTCATCGCCCAGTTCAACGCGTTCCACAACGACTACGACGATATGAACTTCACTCCGCAACAGCTCTCAACCATCACCGCTCGCACCCTCATCGTGCACGGCGACCGCGACCGCTTCTTCTCCGTGGAGATCCCCGTAAGCCTCTACCGCTCGATCCCCGACGCCGCGCTGTGGGTCATCCCCGGCGGCGACCACGTTCCGATCTACGATCCCGCGGTTCCCTTCGCCTCCACAGCCCTGCGTTTCCTCGACGGTCCGCGCCGCCGCCAAAGACTGGCTGGTTGCGAACCCTGA
- a CDS encoding GNAT family N-acetyltransferase: MIRIFQHGDHRAVAEIFTSAVHEIASQVYTPEQCLAWSAREVNYEHWRKRCELKRPFLGIVDGEVAGFLELDPDGHIDCAYVNPRFQRRGVVTELVQHAVTTCLDLGIARVYVEASICAKPMFEKLGFETTSEDFVRIRDIELLNYRMEKRKPGNVAAPGRAS, translated from the coding sequence ATGATTCGAATCTTTCAGCATGGAGACCATCGTGCCGTCGCGGAGATCTTTACCTCCGCCGTTCACGAAATTGCGTCGCAGGTCTACACGCCCGAGCAGTGCCTGGCGTGGTCGGCCCGCGAGGTGAACTACGAGCACTGGAGAAAACGCTGCGAGCTGAAGCGGCCGTTTCTCGGGATCGTCGATGGAGAAGTGGCAGGATTCCTGGAACTCGATCCGGACGGCCACATCGACTGCGCCTACGTCAATCCGCGGTTCCAGCGACGGGGCGTCGTGACTGAACTGGTGCAGCATGCCGTGACGACCTGCCTCGACCTGGGCATCGCGCGCGTCTACGTCGAGGCCTCGATCTGCGCGAAACCGATGTTCGAGAAGCTCGGCTTCGAAACGACAAGCGAGGACTTCGTCCGCATCCGGGACATCGAGCTTCTCAACTACCGGATGGAGAAGCGGAAGCCGGGCAACGTCGCCGCACCGGGCCGTGCGTCCTGA
- a CDS encoding SGNH/GDSL hydrolase family protein — MRWTSRLGSFVLVLLACGFASADEFFFKDGDKVVMIGDSITEQHLYSNFVETWVTTRFPGWKLTFRNVGIGGDRSPGGNERFARDVAFFQPTALTVDFGMNDGGYRAFDEPGFKTYMEGLKGMADKAQAAHVRVAWLTPQPIDTAEQGPTALTGYNETLEKYSAGLKTIAEENGGLFVDQFHPYLQVLNEARSKQSKYVPISGGDAVHPWSPGQALMAASILKGMHFPTTVSSVSIDLASGTVDAERAAVTDLRKNEGGVAFVRTDEGLPYFPEHASSILPWAPLLEELNRYTLKITGLNAGKYDIKLGGVTVAQYTAAELEKGVNLAEAALKTGPVAEQVRAIESAIRIKNEYHHAQIFRGVHLAPVQIPDWLGLKVSPAEIESRKQEVLKTRYAELEKRDETVRATLPVKGHTVEIIPAKS; from the coding sequence ATGCGATGGACGTCGCGACTCGGCTCTTTCGTCCTGGTTCTGCTGGCTTGTGGATTCGCGAGCGCGGACGAGTTCTTTTTCAAGGACGGCGACAAAGTCGTCATGATCGGCGACAGCATCACCGAGCAGCACCTCTACAGCAATTTCGTTGAAACCTGGGTCACCACCCGGTTCCCCGGCTGGAAGCTGACGTTCCGCAATGTGGGTATCGGAGGGGACCGGTCACCAGGGGGGAATGAGCGTTTCGCCCGAGACGTCGCGTTTTTCCAGCCGACCGCATTGACCGTCGACTTCGGGATGAATGACGGCGGGTATCGCGCTTTTGACGAGCCTGGCTTCAAGACCTACATGGAGGGCCTGAAGGGGATGGCGGACAAGGCACAGGCGGCTCACGTTCGGGTGGCCTGGCTGACGCCGCAACCGATTGACACCGCCGAACAGGGTCCGACCGCGTTGACCGGGTACAACGAGACACTGGAGAAGTACTCTGCGGGCCTGAAGACGATCGCGGAGGAAAACGGCGGGCTCTTTGTTGATCAGTTCCATCCTTACCTCCAGGTTCTGAATGAGGCCCGGTCCAAGCAATCAAAGTATGTCCCGATCTCCGGCGGGGACGCGGTCCATCCCTGGTCGCCGGGGCAGGCGTTGATGGCGGCGTCGATCCTGAAGGGGATGCACTTCCCCACGACGGTGTCGTCTGTCTCGATCGATCTGGCCTCTGGAACTGTTGACGCCGAGCGGGCGGCCGTCACGGATCTTCGGAAGAACGAAGGGGGCGTGGCGTTCGTACGCACGGACGAAGGGCTGCCCTATTTTCCCGAGCATGCCAGCAGCATCCTTCCCTGGGCGCCGCTTCTCGAAGAGTTGAACCGCTACACGCTGAAGATCACGGGCCTGAACGCCGGCAAGTACGACATCAAACTGGGCGGCGTCACTGTCGCCCAGTACACGGCGGCGGAACTGGAGAAGGGGGTCAACCTCGCCGAGGCCGCCTTGAAGACTGGCCCGGTGGCAGAGCAGGTGCGGGCCATTGAATCGGCCATTCGGATCAAGAACGAATACCACCACGCTCAAATCTTCCGGGGAGTCCACCTGGCGCCGGTCCAGATTCCTGACTGGCTGGGCTTGAAGGTGAGCCCGGCGGAGATCGAGTCCCGAAAGCAGGAGGTTCTCAAGACGCGATATGCGGAACTGGAGAAGCGTGACGAAACGGTGCGGGCAACGCTGCCGGTCAAGGGGCACACAGTGGAGATTATCCCGGCCAAGTCGTAG
- a CDS encoding adenylate/guanylate cyclase domain-containing protein, translating to MAKILVVDDEVHNREAMVRALGDENPAWEFVVAANEHEGEALLLQHVGTTSPIDVVLTDLVMKSEASGMTMLQRAREIDPHVMAILFTAKEKSLDRYAAFDVGAFDVVEKNIRGVIAAKEINIKARAALRYREWSRKVAMTQRYFDRTLYGAIDRDPSLLALSERVVTIVFWDIRGFSLLCEILKAHPTLIAGFLKEYCDIAAKIVFSNGGVLDKFIGDGVMALFGALPPHSRDGREEAVAACHAAQQFRLAFVELRDRWMVDWKLYSPQDIRIGLGCGIHTGSALVGSVGTEFRDQFTALGPHVNFAARIEGRSQGGQILMSQSTEGRTSHSVKTGPAGEINDIKNIPGIYRLFEIV from the coding sequence ATGGCAAAAATCCTGGTCGTTGATGATGAAGTCCACAACCGAGAGGCAATGGTCCGCGCACTTGGAGACGAGAATCCAGCGTGGGAGTTTGTTGTCGCCGCCAATGAACACGAAGGGGAAGCACTGCTTCTACAGCATGTGGGCACAACGTCACCAATCGATGTTGTGCTTACCGACCTAGTGATGAAATCGGAAGCGAGCGGCATGACTATGCTGCAGCGGGCAAGGGAGATTGACCCGCATGTTATGGCGATTCTATTCACGGCAAAAGAGAAAAGTCTCGACCGGTACGCCGCCTTCGACGTCGGGGCCTTTGACGTTGTAGAGAAGAATATACGCGGGGTGATTGCGGCTAAAGAGATTAATATCAAGGCCAGGGCTGCTCTTCGCTACCGCGAGTGGTCACGGAAGGTGGCGATGACACAACGGTACTTTGATAGAACATTGTACGGAGCAATCGACCGGGACCCATCATTGCTCGCGTTATCTGAGAGAGTCGTCACGATTGTCTTTTGGGATATACGGGGGTTTTCGTTGCTGTGCGAAATCCTCAAGGCTCATCCGACACTGATAGCAGGTTTTCTGAAAGAGTACTGCGATATTGCGGCTAAGATTGTGTTTTCGAATGGGGGTGTTCTTGATAAGTTCATCGGCGATGGAGTGATGGCGTTATTCGGTGCTCTTCCGCCGCATTCGAGGGATGGCCGGGAGGAGGCCGTCGCCGCGTGTCACGCGGCACAGCAGTTTAGATTGGCGTTTGTTGAATTGCGTGATAGGTGGATGGTAGATTGGAAGTTGTATTCGCCTCAGGATATTAGAATTGGATTGGGTTGTGGCATTCACACGGGGAGCGCTCTTGTCGGGAGCGTCGGAACGGAGTTTCGCGACCAGTTCACTGCGCTGGGGCCACACGTGAACTTCGCCGCTCGAATTGAGGGAAGATCTCAGGGAGGGCAAATTTTGATGTCTCAGTCCACGGAGGGGAGGACGTCTCATTCCGTGAAGACGGGACCGGCGGGTGAGATCAATGACATAAAGAATATCCCGGGAATCTACAGACTTTTCGAAATCGTTTAG
- a CDS encoding sensor histidine kinase has product MAKKKESPKRQCFLAIPYLPAFEELFDSLKKACRNQQFTPIDEEYFQRNPADSPIAEIASSDCIIADISSSDGGIFFQIGQSMAMGKPTLVLVRDDYSRQLPNELRSSPLYVYKSTAEGRADLVSLVHSWLRSVRTGAGRVRLPIPASLSTPFFVNWDILATEDIENLCRELIAQMGFRRIEWYRESAEFDLLAELPKKDPDGFEYLEQWLISLGRSMPPEQALEMIYGDPDRVLYQLRRGHDIDDRLRPGRREDSSLTLLLIVLKNEFIEDGLLQRHERHFLRSKRYPSTAVRVRVWDRDYMTRLVQQFPQLGFKYFSDEARSLAKFRKGPEELYRENVDLVERLAITNSALEREKSLRIRAERDAIWKDISFSAAHKIGNPIFAIETDLAPLQKRIEEHREAEAISVVVNMRGAVEKAKSIVDQFKSLARAQHISPIQTALLPLLEDACHSLRSRGVNCKIDCSPELLVFADPERIAEVLDELAANSLHWMAEVVRVIEIEASIVPAEQVPSFVDPKGAYVLIKFSDNGAGVEPHLKEQIFEAFFTTYDHGTGLGLALVRRIIEGHGGAIREVGLHGKGATFEIYLPYNKVDSGSQTRKPS; this is encoded by the coding sequence ATGGCCAAAAAAAAAGAATCGCCGAAAAGACAATGCTTCCTCGCCATCCCATACTTGCCAGCGTTTGAAGAGCTCTTCGATAGTCTCAAAAAAGCATGCAGAAATCAGCAGTTTACCCCTATCGATGAGGAATATTTCCAGCGAAATCCCGCAGATAGTCCTATTGCCGAGATAGCGAGTTCCGATTGTATAATCGCTGATATCTCTTCTTCTGATGGTGGGATTTTCTTCCAAATAGGCCAATCTATGGCCATGGGGAAGCCCACTTTAGTATTAGTTCGCGACGATTATTCTCGCCAGCTTCCCAATGAGCTGAGATCGTCGCCCCTCTATGTGTATAAGAGCACAGCAGAAGGCCGTGCAGATCTTGTCTCTCTGGTACACAGTTGGCTCCGATCAGTTCGCACCGGCGCCGGACGAGTTCGATTGCCGATACCGGCCAGCCTGTCAACGCCATTTTTTGTTAATTGGGATATCCTGGCGACGGAAGACATCGAAAACCTCTGCCGCGAGCTGATTGCCCAAATGGGCTTCCGTCGAATTGAGTGGTATCGCGAGTCTGCCGAGTTCGATTTACTTGCTGAGCTTCCCAAGAAGGACCCCGACGGTTTCGAGTATTTGGAGCAATGGCTGATCTCTCTCGGCAGAAGCATGCCGCCCGAACAGGCTCTGGAGATGATTTATGGGGATCCAGACCGAGTCCTTTACCAACTCCGTCGGGGTCATGACATCGACGATCGCCTTCGGCCGGGTAGGCGGGAAGACTCGTCCCTGACGCTCCTCTTAATTGTTCTGAAGAACGAATTCATAGAAGATGGCCTGCTGCAGAGACACGAACGGCACTTTCTAAGGTCAAAACGTTATCCATCGACGGCGGTGAGAGTTCGCGTGTGGGATCGCGACTACATGACGCGGCTAGTCCAGCAGTTCCCGCAACTCGGGTTTAAGTACTTTTCGGATGAGGCGCGATCACTAGCTAAGTTCCGAAAGGGGCCTGAGGAATTATATCGCGAAAATGTCGATCTCGTTGAGCGCCTCGCAATCACCAACAGTGCTCTAGAGCGAGAAAAGAGTTTGCGCATTCGCGCCGAACGTGACGCCATATGGAAGGATATTTCGTTTTCAGCCGCGCACAAAATAGGAAATCCTATATTTGCAATTGAGACTGATCTAGCTCCGCTCCAAAAAAGAATAGAGGAGCACCGCGAGGCGGAAGCCATATCAGTTGTCGTGAATATGAGAGGTGCCGTCGAAAAGGCGAAGAGTATCGTTGATCAATTCAAGTCGTTGGCGAGGGCTCAACACATTTCGCCAATCCAGACAGCGCTGCTTCCTTTGCTTGAGGACGCGTGCCACTCTCTCAGGTCGCGAGGTGTTAACTGCAAGATCGATTGCTCTCCTGAGCTGTTGGTTTTTGCCGATCCGGAGCGGATCGCAGAAGTCTTGGATGAGCTGGCCGCAAATTCGCTTCACTGGATGGCTGAAGTGGTGCGAGTCATCGAGATCGAAGCGTCGATCGTCCCAGCAGAGCAAGTTCCTTCTTTTGTCGACCCGAAAGGGGCGTATGTTCTCATCAAGTTTTCTGACAATGGCGCGGGGGTTGAACCTCATCTGAAGGAGCAGATATTCGAAGCATTCTTTACGACGTATGACCACGGAACCGGACTCGGGCTTGCGCTGGTCAGGCGAATCATTGAGGGGCATGGCGGAGCGATTCGCGAGGTAGGATTGCACGGCAAAGGGGCGACGTTTGAAATATATCTTCCATACAACAAAGTTGACTCTGGCTCGCAAACACGAAAGCCTTCGTAA
- a CDS encoding vitamin B12-dependent ribonucleotide reductase, with the protein MQQAKGTSPTGHGVEPMRIEPYFCPVSGDPFDTVEWDYRTAAIKDENGKVLFEQTDCEVPKDWSALATNVVVSKYFFGEHGTNEREKSVKQVIHRVARTIADWGLQDGYFSTTSDGENFYRELAWLCLHQHAAFNSPVWFNVGLYHQYGIKGSVGNYNFDVKTHQIRRPETPYEYPQASACFIQSVDDNMEGIMRLATSEAMLFKFGSGTGTDLSTIRSSREKLSGGGTPSGPLSFMRVYDQIAAVVKSGGKTRRAAKMQSLKDWHPDILDFIECKLKEEKKARILIDSGEYDSNFNGEAYSSIMFQNANLSVRISDEFMHAVEHDGEWRTHWVTNPSHAGPTFKARELMRKMSEGAWFCGDPGVQYETTINKWHTCKKSGPINASNPCSEYMFLDDTACNLSSINLKKCLKDDGTFDVERFRRACAIMITAQEILVDHASYPTPAIAENSHMFRPLGLGYANLGSLLMTMGMPYDSDAGRGICGALTALLNGQGYATSAQIAGHIGPFAGYKENEASMLQVMQMHRDAVEKIHPACPQYLRDAARQVWNEALQLGRRHGYRNAQATVLAPTGTIAFMMDCDTTGIEPDIALIKYKQLAGGGIMKIINRTVPHALKTLGYDQPQIDGILKYMEEEETIEGAPELKGEHLPVFDCAFKAAKGTRTIAWKAHVTMMAAAQPFLSGAISKTVNMPADSTVEDIEQAYIEGWKLGLKALAIYRDGSKQSQPLNTSKDQKKGGTAGSTSGSEVATVSAQPVRRRLPDTRHSLTHKFNVGGHEGYITVGLFEDGTPGELFITMAKEGSTIGGLMDVIGTETSLALQYGVPLDALVNKFSHARFEPSGWTSNPDIPHAKSVVDYIFRFLGITFLAGYREANSPNRNLAAAGYGQSAGDSGETAASSEVTAAAGNVPTVAQGAAAASPQPSAASPKDAAQVKAEHPANGQTNGNGNGHHPGTNRLIALLPSLQSPSATLQPTSRNSQFAGFQSDAPACDNCGAITVRNGNCYLCHNCGQSMGCS; encoded by the coding sequence ATGCAGCAGGCCAAAGGAACTTCCCCAACCGGCCACGGTGTCGAACCGATGCGGATCGAGCCCTACTTCTGTCCCGTCTCCGGCGACCCGTTCGACACCGTCGAGTGGGACTACCGCACCGCGGCGATCAAGGACGAAAACGGAAAGGTCCTCTTCGAGCAGACCGATTGTGAAGTTCCCAAGGACTGGTCGGCCCTCGCCACCAACGTCGTCGTCTCCAAGTATTTCTTCGGAGAGCACGGCACCAACGAGCGGGAAAAGTCGGTCAAGCAGGTGATCCACCGCGTCGCCCGCACCATCGCGGACTGGGGCCTCCAGGACGGCTACTTCTCCACGACCAGCGACGGCGAAAACTTCTACCGCGAACTCGCCTGGCTCTGCCTGCACCAGCACGCCGCCTTCAACTCGCCGGTCTGGTTCAACGTCGGCCTCTACCACCAGTACGGCATCAAGGGCTCGGTCGGCAACTACAACTTCGACGTCAAGACCCACCAGATCCGCCGCCCGGAAACCCCGTACGAATACCCCCAGGCCTCCGCCTGCTTCATCCAGTCGGTCGACGACAACATGGAGGGGATCATGCGTCTCGCCACCAGCGAGGCGATGCTCTTCAAGTTCGGCTCCGGCACCGGGACCGACCTCTCCACCATCCGCAGCTCGCGGGAAAAGCTCTCCGGCGGCGGCACCCCCTCCGGCCCGCTCTCGTTCATGCGGGTCTATGACCAGATCGCCGCCGTTGTGAAGTCGGGCGGAAAGACCCGCCGCGCCGCCAAGATGCAGTCGCTCAAGGACTGGCATCCGGACATCCTCGACTTCATCGAGTGCAAGCTGAAGGAAGAAAAGAAGGCCCGCATCCTCATCGACAGCGGCGAGTACGACTCCAACTTCAACGGCGAAGCGTACTCCTCCATCATGTTCCAGAATGCGAACCTCTCGGTCCGCATCAGCGATGAGTTCATGCACGCCGTCGAGCATGACGGCGAATGGCGGACGCATTGGGTCACCAATCCCAGCCACGCGGGACCGACCTTCAAGGCCCGCGAACTCATGCGGAAGATGTCTGAAGGGGCCTGGTTCTGCGGTGACCCGGGCGTGCAGTACGAGACCACGATCAACAAGTGGCACACCTGCAAGAAGAGCGGTCCGATCAACGCGTCGAACCCCTGCTCGGAGTACATGTTCCTCGACGACACCGCCTGCAACCTGTCGTCGATCAACCTCAAGAAGTGCCTCAAGGACGACGGCACGTTCGATGTCGAGCGGTTCCGCCGGGCCTGTGCGATCATGATCACCGCCCAGGAAATCCTGGTCGATCACGCCAGCTACCCCACGCCGGCGATCGCTGAGAACTCCCACATGTTCCGGCCCCTCGGTCTCGGCTACGCCAACCTCGGCAGCCTGCTGATGACCATGGGAATGCCGTACGACAGCGATGCCGGCCGCGGCATCTGCGGAGCCCTCACGGCGCTCCTCAACGGCCAGGGCTACGCCACCAGCGCCCAGATCGCCGGGCACATCGGTCCGTTCGCCGGCTACAAGGAGAACGAGGCCTCGATGCTGCAGGTCATGCAGATGCACCGGGACGCGGTCGAAAAGATCCATCCCGCCTGCCCGCAGTACCTCCGCGATGCCGCCCGCCAGGTCTGGAACGAGGCCCTCCAGCTCGGCCGCCGGCACGGCTACCGCAACGCCCAGGCGACGGTGCTCGCTCCGACCGGCACGATCGCCTTCATGATGGACTGCGACACCACCGGCATCGAGCCGGACATCGCGCTCATCAAGTACAAGCAGCTCGCCGGCGGGGGGATCATGAAGATCATCAACCGCACGGTCCCGCACGCCCTCAAGACCCTCGGCTACGACCAGCCGCAGATCGACGGGATCCTCAAGTACATGGAAGAGGAGGAGACCATCGAAGGGGCCCCCGAGCTCAAGGGTGAGCACCTCCCGGTCTTCGACTGTGCCTTCAAGGCGGCCAAGGGAACCCGAACGATCGCCTGGAAGGCCCACGTCACCATGATGGCGGCGGCCCAGCCGTTCCTCTCGGGAGCGATCTCGAAGACGGTCAACATGCCGGCCGACTCGACCGTCGAGGACATCGAGCAGGCCTATATCGAAGGCTGGAAGCTCGGCCTCAAGGCCCTCGCGATCTACCGCGACGGCTCCAAGCAGAGCCAGCCCCTCAACACGTCGAAGGACCAGAAGAAGGGGGGCACTGCCGGCTCGACCTCCGGTTCGGAAGTCGCCACGGTCTCGGCCCAGCCGGTCCGCCGCCGCCTGCCGGACACCCGCCACTCGCTGACGCACAAGTTCAACGTCGGCGGTCACGAGGGCTACATCACGGTCGGCCTCTTCGAAGACGGCACGCCGGGCGAGCTCTTCATCACGATGGCCAAGGAAGGGTCCACCATCGGGGGCCTGATGGACGTCATCGGAACGGAAACCTCGCTGGCCCTCCAGTACGGTGTCCCCCTCGATGCCCTGGTGAACAAGTTCAGCCACGCCCGCTTCGAGCCGAGCGGCTGGACAAGCAACCCGGACATCCCGCACGCCAAGAGCGTGGTCGACTACATCTTCCGGTTCCTGGGGATCACCTTCCTCGCCGGCTACCGGGAAGCGAACAGTCCCAACCGCAACCTCGCCGCGGCCGGCTACGGCCAGTCCGCCGGCGACTCCGGGGAGACTGCCGCGTCCTCTGAAGTGACGGCGGCCGCCGGGAACGTCCCGACGGTCGCCCAGGGCGCCGCTGCTGCCAGCCCCCAGCCGTCAGCCGCCAGCCCCAAGGACGCCGCCCAGGTGAAAGCGGAGCATCCGGCGAACGGGCAGACGAACGGCAACGGAAACGGCCATCACCCCGGCACCAACCGGCTGATTGCCCTCCTCCCCAGCCTCCAGTCCCCGTCCGCCACGCTCCAGCCCACCAGCCGCAACAGCCAATTCGCCGGTTTTCAATCCGACGCCCCCGCCTGTGACAACTGCGGAGCGATCACGGTGAGAAACGGGAACTGCTACCTCTGCCACAACTGTGGGCAGAGCATGGGGTGCTCGTAG
- a CDS encoding glycine--tRNA ligase: MADKARTARMEKIVALCKRRGFIFQSSEIYGGLNGFWDYGPLGVELKRNVRQAWWNDMVVANDPLFVQAGAPQGFSIVGIETSIIMHPQVWKVSGHYDLFADKMVDCKEVKGRYRLDHVKGRWVTGKLVPKEGAAPAASDEEWFITTTVDGPEAEEAIAKRAGKILGVKSNELNKLQWKGNVTSLATVPVAKFTHVVAPEVNNPATLTDPRDFNLMFETYTGALQSDENKAFLRPETAQGMFVNFKNVCDSTRVKVPFGIAQIGKSFRNEITPRNFTFRSREFEQMEMEFFCHPSESQQWYSYWRDRRFNWYFKHGLKKENMILREHEKSELAHYSVGTADIEYAFPFLDDGEYGELEGVAHRGDFDLRSHAEGKLDKNLQVEKNADGQPKYRGSGENLTYFDDQTRERFVPHVIEPAAGCDRATLAFLCEAYCEDEAPDDKGEMQSRVVMRFHPRLAPIKAAVFPLVKKDGQPEKALEIYQALKEAGIAATYDAQAAIGKRYRRMDEAGTPWCITVDNDTIKDGTVTVRDRDTLKQDRLPASELVSELSQRLRK, from the coding sequence ATGGCGGACAAGGCCCGCACAGCCCGGATGGAAAAGATCGTCGCCCTCTGCAAGCGGCGGGGGTTCATCTTCCAGAGCTCGGAAATCTACGGCGGACTCAACGGGTTCTGGGACTACGGTCCGCTGGGCGTCGAACTCAAGCGGAACGTCCGCCAGGCGTGGTGGAACGACATGGTCGTCGCCAACGATCCACTCTTCGTCCAGGCCGGGGCTCCGCAGGGCTTCTCGATCGTCGGGATCGAGACGTCGATCATCATGCACCCGCAGGTCTGGAAGGTCTCGGGCCACTACGACCTCTTTGCGGATAAGATGGTCGACTGCAAAGAGGTCAAGGGCCGCTATCGCCTCGATCACGTCAAAGGCCGCTGGGTGACGGGCAAGCTGGTTCCCAAAGAGGGAGCCGCGCCGGCGGCGAGTGACGAGGAGTGGTTTATCACCACGACCGTCGACGGCCCCGAAGCCGAAGAAGCGATTGCCAAGCGGGCCGGAAAGATCCTGGGCGTAAAGAGCAATGAGCTGAACAAGCTGCAGTGGAAGGGGAACGTGACCTCGCTGGCGACGGTGCCGGTAGCCAAGTTCACGCATGTCGTCGCTCCCGAGGTGAATAACCCGGCGACGCTGACCGACCCGCGCGACTTCAACCTGATGTTCGAGACCTATACCGGGGCGCTGCAGTCGGATGAGAACAAGGCGTTCCTCCGCCCCGAGACCGCACAGGGGATGTTCGTCAACTTCAAGAATGTCTGCGACTCGACCCGCGTGAAGGTGCCGTTCGGGATCGCCCAGATCGGTAAGAGTTTTCGAAATGAGATCACGCCGCGGAACTTCACATTCCGCTCGCGCGAGTTCGAGCAGATGGAGATGGAGTTCTTCTGCCATCCGTCGGAGTCGCAGCAGTGGTACTCCTACTGGCGCGACCGCCGCTTCAACTGGTACTTCAAGCACGGCCTCAAGAAGGAGAACATGATCCTTCGCGAGCATGAGAAGTCGGAGCTGGCGCACTACTCCGTGGGGACTGCCGATATCGAGTATGCGTTCCCATTCCTCGACGACGGCGAGTACGGCGAGTTGGAAGGGGTGGCGCACCGCGGCGACTTTGACCTGCGTTCGCATGCCGAGGGGAAGCTCGACAAGAACCTGCAGGTCGAGAAGAACGCCGATGGGCAGCCGAAGTACCGTGGGTCGGGCGAGAACCTGACGTACTTTGACGATCAGACACGCGAGCGGTTTGTCCCCCACGTCATTGAGCCGGCGGCCGGGTGTGACCGGGCGACGCTGGCGTTCCTTTGCGAAGCCTATTGCGAGGATGAGGCTCCGGACGACAAGGGGGAGATGCAGAGCCGTGTGGTCATGCGGTTCCATCCGCGGTTGGCGCCGATCAAGGCAGCGGTGTTCCCGCTGGTGAAGAAGGATGGGCAGCCGGAGAAGGCGCTGGAGATTTACCAGGCGCTGAAGGAAGCGGGGATTGCGGCGACGTATGACGCTCAGGCGGCGATCGGAAAGCGGTATCGCCGGATGGATGAGGCGGGGACGCCGTGGTGTATTACGGTCGATAACGACACGATCAAGGACGGGACGGTGACGGTCCGTGATCGGGACACGTTGAAGCAGGACCGGCTGCCGGCAAGTGAGCTGGTGAGCGAATTGTCGCAGCGGCTGCGGAAGTAG